In Microbulbifer sp. THAF38, the sequence TAACAAAGATGGAAGTTTCTGGTTTGGAGTTGATACAGGATATCTAGATCAAGGCATACCTAAGAGCTAAACCCTCAAAGAAACACATGAAAAAAACCTAAAAGTAAAGAACCAGCAATTGACAACTTAAGACACTCTAAGACAATACTCAGCCCTATTTAATGCAAGTATAGGGCCCTAATTGTAAGGAGGTTGCCAATTGATCACAGGGGGATATGATTTATCTTCACACAACCAAATCATGGCTCGGACCCCAGGGCGAAGACCACTCTCTGGGGTAGAGACCTTTTGCCAGTCGCTCGGTTTAAATACGTTTCCTTCAAGGCGAAACTGTTCTAGCAGCTTACTCCAACCAGGCATAGAGAGTTTTAGATACTCACTGGTACCATCATCAGTCTCCATCCACAACTCAAAGCTACCATTTACCAGCTTTAATTTAGACACCCTCCCTTGCCAAGAGGTTAGCTTATTCCTATCACAAGTAACGTAATCCGGTACAGCAAGTCGCTGAGCTTCCGTACCGATACTCGGTAAACTCAGAGCACAAAGAATTAAGAAAAATCGAATGATTCGCATAAGATAAATTATATCGGGGGGAGATCCCCCCGATTAGCCCCTAAAGCCCGCGATAAGTCGCGCTTTGCTGGTCTGCTCGTGTGGCCTGCCCTTCAGTGAACTCATACATGCAGCTATCGTCGGTGTAATCCATAAAGTTTGTCACCGGGTCCAGCCCATCAGCATTTCTTCCCCGTGTACAGGAATCCCGCCCTATCGGACAGCCATAGGCGGCAGATCTTTCTGCGGGAGTATCTGAAACATAGTCCCCCCTGCCTCCACATCCCCCTTGGAAAGTATGGTAAAGACCCAACCAATGACCAACTTCATGAGTCAAAGTGTCACCTTCATTGTAAGGGGCCGCATCACCACCAGGCACCGATCCAGTTAAAATCACCACCCCATCATCGAAGGGATCTGAGGCATAGCTGCTTGGAAAAGTTGCCCACCCCAACAAACCGTCACTAATTTCAGCTACATAAATATTTAAATCTCCAGCATCACCAACGCGCAAAGCATTTTTCATATTATTCTCTGCGGAGGAACCATAACCCACGTTATACCAAGAATTATTAGCCGTTACCGATGTAGAAACTAGATTAAAAGTGAAGGGGGTATTTGCATATGCATTATTCAGAACATCCATTTGTGCATTGATAACATTGCTGGGGAGGGATCCATTATTGGAGGAATCAGTAATCACATGGAAGTACACATCAATACTAACGGAGCCATTAGGCCGTAATGTGTGGCCTCCATCAGCAACAGATGATTTCTGACGCAAAGCAGTAAAATGCTGCTCTTTCAGCGCGGCCTCCTGAATAGATGGATGCTGAGTACCACAGTGCTTATATTTTGCTTTGCCATTACTACGCTCAGCGTCTGAAATATTTTCAGCGAGACCAATAGCGGATGAAGTTAACAGACAAAGAGACAATACAGTTTTCATTGAAACTGAGAGAGCAGTCTTACTCATAACCTGGACCTTAAATTTATTATTGAAATTAGGTACCCCAAACAGCCCGTCAACTTTCTATGCTCAAACCAATTACTGTCAATAGTACCAAATCGCAAAACTATGATAATGACACTATTTCCTTTAAATCGGCACAAGGCTCAACAACTTGACGTAAACTATTCTCGACCC encodes:
- a CDS encoding zinc metalloprotease encodes the protein MSKTALSVSMKTVLSLCLLTSSAIGLAENISDAERSNGKAKYKHCGTQHPSIQEAALKEQHFTALRQKSSVADGGHTLRPNGSVSIDVYFHVITDSSNNGSLPSNVINAQMDVLNNAYANTPFTFNLVSTSVTANNSWYNVGYGSSAENNMKNALRVGDAGDLNIYVAEISDGLLGWATFPSSYASDPFDDGVVILTGSVPGGDAAPYNEGDTLTHEVGHWLGLYHTFQGGCGGRGDYVSDTPAERSAAYGCPIGRDSCTRGRNADGLDPVTNFMDYTDDSCMYEFTEGQATRADQQSATYRGL